A region of the Stieleria neptunia genome:
TTTTGAAAGATCTGGCCGCGATGAACAACGGGCAATACCAATACGTCGACGTCCGGCAGCTGCGGTCTGAACCGGTGCAGCCGAACGCCGCGGAACCCGGCGCGGACGAGGCACCCGCGCCGTGATCGGATCTCAATTCCCCATCGCCACGTGGCCGCACCTCGTCGCGGCCGTCTTGGTCAGCCTGTCGGCCGCCGGATCCGCCCCGGCTCAGGCTCAAACACCGCCGACGACCGAACCGCCGCATCGCGTCCGTTTGGCGCCGCCGGTGGAGACGAAATCCCAGTCCTCGGGGCGTTCGTCACCGGAGCATTGGTACCCGCGGCCGTTGACCACGCTTCGTGGGACGATCGAAACCTACGACGCCGAACAACTGGCCATCGTGCTCGATGGCCAGAGCGTCCCCACGCGCGTGTCTTCCCGGCGTGTGATCGCGGTCGAGCTGACCGAAGTGCCACCCGATCAAGCCGCCGCGTTGGAGTCGTTCCATCAAGGCGACTTTAGCGCCGCGCTCCCCGCCTTGGTCCGCAGCATCAGCGATCACGATGCCTCCAGCCGGCCTGCCGTCTGGCGGCAACAATGGCTCTCGATGGTGGCCGCTCAAGCCGCGATGCGCGGCGGACAGGGTGACATCGCGCTGGAACTGGTCAGCCAACTCGACGCCCGCCCGCTGCCGATGATGACGCTGGCGATCCTGCCGATCGATTGGACGGGAGCCATCGGCGGTGATGAATCCATGGTCCAGATGGCCGCCGGGCGCGCCGCGTCGGATTCGCTGGCGGTCAAGCTGGTCGTGGCCAGTTGGTTGCTGCGATCCCCAAAGTATCACAGTGCGGCGGAGGCCGCGTTGAAGCGTTTGGCCGAGCAACGCGACCGCAAAACGATCGCCTTACTGGCCAAACAGCTGACGTTTCGCACCCAACCGCCGCCCGCCATCGAAGCCAACCTGCGACGCATGGAAAACGAGATCGAAGCGCTGCCGATGGCGCTGCAGACCGCCCCAATAATTTCCCTCTTGAACTTAGTCCGCCAAGCGGGGCTGACCGATCAAGCGAAGCAATGGAAGCTGACGTTGGAGTTGGCCGCACCGAACTGGCATCCGGATCTGGCGGCCGGCGTCGCCGGGCCGTAGGGGGCGATTGACCTACCTCTCCACCCAGACACCGTGCCCAGCCAAGCCGGTGGGAATCAGGGGAGGGATGGCAGAATCATTCGGGGCAGAATGATGGATCGAGCATAGGCCGGCGCGAAACGGCTGATCCCGAGACGAATCCAAGGAATTGAAACCGGCATGCCCGACCGCAACACCATCGAGACGATTTTTCTGGAGGCCGTCGAACTGCCGGCGGACCAGCTTGCATCGTTTCTCGATCGCCGCTGCGGTGGTGATAGGGAACTGCGGGACGCGGTGATGGAGTTGATCGAAGCCGACCGGCAAGCGGGCGACGGGGCGTTTCTACGGTCTCAACTGTTCACAAAAGACAACCTCGACGAAGCCGCGACTCCGATTCCCGACAGGCCGACCAACGACGACGCGGATCGTTTCCGGATCCTCCGTGCCTATCGCCAGGGAGGACTCGGCGAAGTGCTGCTGGCCCATGACCGACAACTCGATCGCGACGTCGCGATCAAACAAATCAAACCCCGCTGGGCCGACAGCGAGGAAGCGAGGCAGCGGTTCATTCAAGAAGCCAAGGTGACCGGTCGGCTGGAGCACCCGGGGATCGTGCCCGTCTATGCGATGGGCACCTGGCCCGATGGTCAGCACTATTACGCGATGCGTTTTATCGAAGGCGACACGATGAAAGACAGCATCGATCGCTACCATCGACCGCTGCAACACTCCGACTCCACCGACGTCAAAGGGCTGCAACTGCGCGAGCTGTTGTCACGATTCGTCGATGTCTGCAACACGATTCAGTACGCCCACAGCAAACGCGTCCTGCACCGGGACATCAAACCGTCCAACATCATGGTCGGCCCCTATGGTGAAACACTGGTCGTCGACTGGGGGCTGGCCAAGTTGTTGGACGAACCGGTCGAAGAATCGATGACGGCCGATCTGGCCCGAGCGATTGCCAAGGGAAGCGGATCAACGCCCACACGCATCGGCGGAACCGTGGGCACGCCGCAATACATGAGTCCCGAACAAGCCCAGGGAAAACTGGAATCCATCGGCACGCGGACGGACGTTTATTTGCTGGGCGCCACCCTGTATCAAATCCTGACCGGCCGTCCGCCGCATCAGGATGATTCGATCTCACGGTTGCTGAAAAAAATCGCCGCCGGAACGTTGACCCGGCCACGCCAGATCGCGGCCGACATCGCGCCGCCGCTGGAGTCGATCTGCTTGAAAGCGATGGCTGCCGATCCCAGCGATCGATACGCCGATCCCAACCAGATCGCCGACGACGTCCATCGCTGGATGGCCGATCAAGCGGTCTCGGTCCACAAGGATCCCGTTTCAGTTCGCGTCAATCGCTGGATGCGACGACACCGCACCGCCACCAGCACGCTCGCCGTGACGCTGCTCTTGTTGGCCATCGGCGGCGTCTTCGGTTCCATTCTGTGGAATGTGGCCAACGTGCGAAAACTGCAAGCCGAACAGGAACGGCGCAGCAAGCGACTGGAACTCGATGCCAAAGACCGACAACGGATCGCGGAGTTGCAAACCACCGCCGACGCCGCCGAAACCCTGGCGGCGATCGAGGTGTCTCGCGATCGATACACCTCGGCGCTAAACGTCTTGCGGAACACGCTGCCGGGTGTGCGATCGGAACCTCGGCTGATCGAACAAGCCGATCGAATCGAACAGCAAGCCGATCGAATCGAGTCGCTCGTCGATTTTTATGCGCTCGCCGAAACCGTCGAGCAACAAAACGTGCTGAGCCGAGACACCAAGGCCTTGCTGGCCTGCACCACCGCACTGAAACGACTCGGCATCTGGGACCGCACCGATTGGTGGACCGGGCTGCCCGATCAAGACCTCTCGGCCGAACAGATCGATCGCCTGCGATGGGATGTTTATCAACAGCTGATGTTGATGGATGCGATGCTGGTCAAATCGATCGGAATCCGGCTGACCGGCGAGGGTCGTGTCGGCGGCCCGAGCGCGTTGCTGCGTGCCGCCGGCCGATTGCTGACGACCAATGCCGGAAAAGCCGAAGCGGAAGCGGCGCTGGTGGTCAGTGACCGCATCGATCGGTTTCGACTATCCGAATCCACACGCCTGTATCGATCGATCGCAAACATGCGACTGGGCACGGGCGCCCGATTGCAAGGAAAGGATTTGGGGCAGACACGCAACGGCCCCGATGCGCATTCCCTGGCCGTGCTCAGCATGATCGCCGCGATCGACCCCAGTTTTAAATTGGTCTTTCGCGGCTACCAGGGTGACGACGCACTGCTCACGGCACGCGATCTGTTCGGACGCTCGGCCGCACTGAACCCGAATTATTACGGAACCCATTTGGGGCTCGGGCAAGTCCATTATTTGATCGCCCAGCGGATCAGCGATCGGCGTCCCGACGATCTGCAATGGGAAGACCTGGCTCCGGCGCTGCATTCCTTCGGTCAGTGCATCACGTTGTTGCCCCAACGCTGCTTTGCCTTCGCCGATCGCTCCAGCATCTATCGTTGGCAGGCCCGATTGATCGCCGACGACGAACGTTACAGCCCGGCCGAACGTCGCCGCCGTGCGACCGAACGGCTGCAATGGAGTCTCGAGGACGCCCAGCGGGCGATGCAATCCTATGACGTGCATCCCTGGGTCGGATGGCAGGCCGGCCAGGCGTTCGCCGAACTGGCGCAAGTCGATCGAGCCCTACAGCTTTGGATTCAAACCGCCATCGATACCTATCCCCTGGGAGAAATCGCCGACATGCGTTTCGTCGCCGTCGACGACCTGCGGGGACGGGCAGCAATCGGCGACTGGTTGCAACAACAACTCGCTCGACCCGAATCGCAAATTCGTTTCAACCCGGTCGACGGCTTCACCGCACTGGCCGGCGTTCGACTCAATCAAACCCGCCAGGACGAGGCGCTCGCGGCGATCGAATCGGCGCTCGACATCGATCCGAACAACCTGCACGCGCGGGCGATCCGTGGCATGATCTTGTTGCGTCAGCGCGGCTTCGAAACGGCCGAGTCCGATTTCCAGGCCGTGTGTGATGCCGATCCCGATCATCCCCTGGGAACATTCGGCCTGGCGCAGTGCCGTGAACACGAGGGGCGATTGAGCGAAGCAGCGGAGATGTTTTCGATCGCAGAGCATGCCGCACTGACCGGCGAAAATCAGGCCGCGGCCGCGCTGGGACGTTGCCGCACCGCGGCCTTGTCCGGCGATCTGGCCGCTGCGGAGGCTGCCGTTGGACGCGCGATCGACCTCGAACCCGCTTGCGATCTCCTCGCCTCCGTTCGCTCCATCGCGACCGAACTGAGTCGCCGAAAACGTTCCCCAGACGTCGACGAAATGCAAATCGCCGCGTTGGAAGCGTTCATCAAATCGCTCGCCAAATTGCCTCGAGCGACCAAGATCGACGTGATGCCCGCCGCCGACCCCCGACGATCGTCCGCGGCCTCGATCCTCAATGGCGGCTTCGAACTCGATTCGATCCGCTACTGGAACTCCATTTCCGGAGCCAAGTGGGAAACCACGCCTGGGTTTGCATCCTCCGCCCAAATCAGCCCGGAGGCCCACTCGGGAAACCGCTCGCTGCGTCTCACCGTGTCCGCTGCCGACGGCGACGGTGTCGCCAACGCCTCGGGCCGAACCGGCCAGGAGTTTTCCGTCGTCGCCGGCCAGCGCTACCGACTCTCTTGTTGGGCCAAAGCCGAGCGACTGGCCGCCGGTGCGATGCGAATCGTCGGTCCCGCCGGCGAGACACTGATCGAGTTCGATCCCGGCAGCTATGACTGGCGCCGGGTGGCGGCACCGTTGATCGTGACGCAAACCGCCGACGGCCGACGCGTTGCTGCCGGTACCATCGTCCCGGTCCGGATCCAAATCGTCGCCCGCGGGGACGGGACGCTGTGGCTGGACGATTTCATGTGCCAGAGCACGCCGTAGCCGCGTAGTGCATGCTTTCCGCACCAATGGCGTGGCTTTCGTCAGCGGCAGAGCGCGAACCCAATGCCATGTCGTTTGACGCCAAGCGGGGTGTCTTTTGTTAGCGGCAGGGCGCGAGCCCTCCGGTCTTCCACGCTGAAACCGGACGGCTCGCGGGCTGTCGATTTAGTCGGGATCAGCTGAGTTAATGGTGAGCCGCTGGCCGTAAGGCCTCGGGCAACGTCGGAGTGCCCGGCCGCTTACGCGTCGCGGCTCACAAAACCGACAGACGGCTCGCGCCGTTCCGCTAACCTCTTCCAGGTAACGCGTTCGCGCCAATCGGCTGATCTTCCGACACTTTTTTTTCAGGTTTTGTTTCAGGG
Encoded here:
- a CDS encoding serine/threonine-protein kinase: MPDRNTIETIFLEAVELPADQLASFLDRRCGGDRELRDAVMELIEADRQAGDGAFLRSQLFTKDNLDEAATPIPDRPTNDDADRFRILRAYRQGGLGEVLLAHDRQLDRDVAIKQIKPRWADSEEARQRFIQEAKVTGRLEHPGIVPVYAMGTWPDGQHYYAMRFIEGDTMKDSIDRYHRPLQHSDSTDVKGLQLRELLSRFVDVCNTIQYAHSKRVLHRDIKPSNIMVGPYGETLVVDWGLAKLLDEPVEESMTADLARAIAKGSGSTPTRIGGTVGTPQYMSPEQAQGKLESIGTRTDVYLLGATLYQILTGRPPHQDDSISRLLKKIAAGTLTRPRQIAADIAPPLESICLKAMAADPSDRYADPNQIADDVHRWMADQAVSVHKDPVSVRVNRWMRRHRTATSTLAVTLLLLAIGGVFGSILWNVANVRKLQAEQERRSKRLELDAKDRQRIAELQTTADAAETLAAIEVSRDRYTSALNVLRNTLPGVRSEPRLIEQADRIEQQADRIESLVDFYALAETVEQQNVLSRDTKALLACTTALKRLGIWDRTDWWTGLPDQDLSAEQIDRLRWDVYQQLMLMDAMLVKSIGIRLTGEGRVGGPSALLRAAGRLLTTNAGKAEAEAALVVSDRIDRFRLSESTRLYRSIANMRLGTGARLQGKDLGQTRNGPDAHSLAVLSMIAAIDPSFKLVFRGYQGDDALLTARDLFGRSAALNPNYYGTHLGLGQVHYLIAQRISDRRPDDLQWEDLAPALHSFGQCITLLPQRCFAFADRSSIYRWQARLIADDERYSPAERRRRATERLQWSLEDAQRAMQSYDVHPWVGWQAGQAFAELAQVDRALQLWIQTAIDTYPLGEIADMRFVAVDDLRGRAAIGDWLQQQLARPESQIRFNPVDGFTALAGVRLNQTRQDEALAAIESALDIDPNNLHARAIRGMILLRQRGFETAESDFQAVCDADPDHPLGTFGLAQCREHEGRLSEAAEMFSIAEHAALTGENQAAAALGRCRTAALSGDLAAAEAAVGRAIDLEPACDLLASVRSIATELSRRKRSPDVDEMQIAALEAFIKSLAKLPRATKIDVMPAADPRRSSAASILNGGFELDSIRYWNSISGAKWETTPGFASSAQISPEAHSGNRSLRLTVSAADGDGVANASGRTGQEFSVVAGQRYRLSCWAKAERLAAGAMRIVGPAGETLIEFDPGSYDWRRVAAPLIVTQTADGRRVAAGTIVPVRIQIVARGDGTLWLDDFMCQSTP